In Streptomyces nojiriensis, one genomic interval encodes:
- the pyrF gene encoding orotidine-5'-phosphate decarboxylase has product MTPFGTRLRAAMDSRGPLCVGIDPHAALLAQWGLQDDIAGLERFSRTVVEALAESVAVLKPQAAFFERFGSKGVAVLERAVADARAAGTLVVMDAKRGDIGSTMAAYASAFLDPSSPLFSDALTVSPYLGYGSLKPAVDLARESGAGLFVLALTSNPEGAEVQRAVREDGRTIGATMLAHLAAENADAAPMGSFGAVVGATLGDLSSFDLDINGPLLAPGIGAQGATAADLPGVFGKAVRNVVPNVSRGVLKHGPDVSALRDSARRFADEIHEAVTA; this is encoded by the coding sequence GTGACCCCGTTCGGCACCCGCCTGCGCGCGGCGATGGACTCCCGGGGCCCGCTGTGCGTCGGGATCGACCCGCACGCCGCCCTGCTGGCCCAGTGGGGCCTGCAGGACGACATCGCGGGCCTGGAGCGGTTCTCCCGCACGGTCGTCGAGGCGCTCGCCGAGTCGGTGGCGGTCCTCAAGCCGCAGGCGGCCTTCTTCGAGCGGTTCGGCTCCAAGGGCGTGGCCGTCCTGGAGCGGGCCGTCGCGGACGCCCGGGCGGCCGGGACCCTGGTGGTCATGGACGCCAAGCGCGGCGACATCGGCTCGACCATGGCGGCGTACGCCTCGGCCTTCCTGGACCCGTCCTCGCCGCTGTTCTCGGACGCGCTGACCGTCTCCCCGTACCTGGGCTACGGCTCGCTGAAGCCGGCCGTCGACCTGGCCCGGGAGTCGGGCGCGGGCCTGTTCGTCCTGGCGCTGACCTCGAACCCGGAGGGCGCCGAGGTCCAGCGGGCGGTCCGCGAGGACGGCCGGACGATCGGCGCGACGATGCTGGCCCACCTGGCGGCGGAGAACGCGGACGCCGCCCCCATGGGCTCCTTCGGCGCGGTCGTCGGCGCCACGCTGGGCGATCTGTCCTCCTTCGACCTGGACATCAACGGTCCGCTGCTGGCCCCCGGCATCGGCGCGCAGGGCGCGACGGCGGCGGACCTGCCGGGCGTCTTCGGCAAGGCCGTGCGCAACGTCGTCCCGAACGTCTCGCGGGGCGTCCTGAAGCACGGTCCGGACGTGAGCGCTCTGCGCGACTCTGCACGGCGCTTCGCCGACGAGATCCACGAGGCCGTCACCGCGTAA
- a CDS encoding integration host factor — translation MALPPLTPEQRAAALEKAAAARRERAEVKNRLKHSGASLQEVIKTGQENDVIGKMKVSALLESLPGVGKVRAKQIMERLGISESRRVRGLGSNQIASLEREFGSTGA, via the coding sequence GTGGCTCTTCCGCCCCTTACCCCTGAACAGCGCGCAGCCGCGCTCGAAAAGGCCGCCGCGGCTCGCCGGGAGCGGGCCGAGGTGAAGAATCGACTCAAGCACTCCGGCGCCTCGCTCCAAGAGGTCATCAAGACGGGCCAGGAGAACGACGTCATCGGCAAGATGAAGGTCTCCGCCCTGCTGGAGTCTCTGCCTGGCGTGGGCAAGGTGCGCGCCAAGCAGATCATGGAGCGTCTCGGCATCTCCGAGTCCCGGCGTGTCCGAGGTCTCGGTTCCAACCAGATCGCCTCTCTGGAGCGCGAGTTCGGCAGCACCGGCGCCTGA
- the rpoZ gene encoding DNA-directed RNA polymerase subunit omega, producing MSSSITAPEGIINPPIDELLEATDSKYSLVIYAAKRARQINAYYSQLGEGLLEYVGPLVDTHVHEKPLSIALREINAGLLTSEAIEAPAQ from the coding sequence GTGTCCTCTTCCATCACTGCGCCCGAGGGCATCATCAACCCGCCGATCGACGAGCTGCTCGAGGCCACGGACTCGAAGTACAGCCTCGTGATCTACGCGGCCAAGCGTGCGCGTCAGATCAACGCGTACTACTCGCAGCTCGGTGAGGGCCTGCTCGAGTACGTCGGCCCGCTGGTGGACACCCACGTCCACGAGAAGCCGCTTTCGATCGCGCTGCGCGAGATCAACGCGGGTCTGCTGACCTCCGAGGCCATCGAGGCCCCGGCCCAGTAA
- a CDS encoding quinone-dependent dihydroorotate dehydrogenase: MYKTFFNLVFKRMDPEQAHYLAFRWIRLAARTPVLRTFVAAALAPRYEELRTEALGLRMHGPFGLAAGFDKNAVAIDGMSMLGFDHIEIGTVTAEPQPGNPKKRLFRLVADRALINRMGFNNEGSAAVAARLAAREAVFRTIVGVNIGKTKVVPEEEAVGDYVASTERLARHADYLVVNVSSPNTPGLRNLQATESLRPLLTAVREAADRTVTDRRVPLLVKIAPDLADEDVDAVADLALELGLDGIIATNTTIAREGLGLKSAPSLVKETGGLSGAPVKERSLEVLRRLYARVGDRLVLVGVGGIEDAEDAWQRILAGATLIQGYSAFIYEGPFYARAIHKGLAARLANSPYATLAEAVGAETRKATK, encoded by the coding sequence ATGTACAAAACGTTCTTCAACCTGGTCTTCAAGCGGATGGACCCGGAGCAGGCCCACTACCTGGCCTTCCGCTGGATCCGCCTCGCCGCCCGCACACCCGTGCTGCGCACCTTCGTGGCGGCCGCCCTGGCCCCGCGCTACGAGGAGCTCCGCACCGAGGCCCTCGGCCTGCGCATGCACGGCCCCTTCGGCCTCGCCGCCGGCTTCGACAAGAACGCCGTCGCCATCGACGGCATGTCGATGCTCGGCTTCGACCACATCGAGATCGGCACGGTCACGGCCGAGCCGCAGCCCGGCAACCCGAAGAAGCGCCTCTTCCGCCTCGTGGCGGACCGCGCGCTGATCAACCGCATGGGCTTCAACAACGAGGGCTCGGCGGCCGTCGCGGCCCGCCTGGCGGCCCGCGAGGCGGTCTTCAGGACGATCGTCGGCGTCAACATCGGCAAGACCAAGGTCGTGCCCGAGGAGGAGGCCGTGGGGGACTACGTCGCCTCCACCGAGCGCCTCGCCCGGCACGCCGACTACCTCGTCGTGAACGTCTCCTCGCCGAACACCCCGGGCCTGCGCAACCTCCAGGCCACCGAGTCGCTGCGCCCGCTGCTGACGGCCGTACGCGAGGCCGCCGACCGCACGGTGACCGACCGCCGGGTGCCGCTGCTCGTCAAGATCGCCCCCGACCTGGCGGACGAGGACGTCGACGCGGTCGCCGACCTGGCCCTGGAGCTGGGCCTCGACGGCATCATCGCGACGAACACCACCATCGCCCGCGAGGGGCTGGGCCTGAAGTCCGCCCCGTCCCTGGTGAAGGAGACCGGCGGGCTCTCCGGCGCCCCGGTCAAGGAGCGCTCGCTGGAGGTCCTGCGCCGCCTGTACGCCCGGGTGGGGGACCGCCTGGTCCTGGTCGGGGTCGGCGGCATCGAGGACGCCGAGGACGCCTGGCAGCGGATCCTGGCCGGCGCCACGCTGATCCAGGGCTACAGCGCCTTCATCTACGAGGGCCCGTTCTACGCCCGCGCCATCCACAAGGGCCTTGCCGCGCGCCTGGCCAACAGCCCGTACGCGACGCTCGCCGAAGCGGTGGGCGCCGAGACCCGAAAGGCCACCAAGTGA
- the coaBC gene encoding bifunctional phosphopantothenoylcysteine decarboxylase/phosphopantothenate--cysteine ligase CoaBC, producing MDKPKVVLGVSGGIAAYKACELLRRLTESGHDVRVVPTEASLNFVGEATWSALSGNPASTEVWESVHEVPHVRIGQNADLVVVAPATADMLAKAAHGLADDLLTNTLLTARCPVVFAPAMHTEMWEHPATQENVATLRRRGALVIEPAVGRLTGKDTGKGRLPDPEEIFEVCRHVLRRQGPARGAAWQDLAGRHVVISAGGTREPLDPVRFLGNRSSGKQGYALARTAVARGARVTLVSANTALADPAGVDVVRVGTAVQLREAVLKAASDADAVVMAAAVADFRPAEYAGGKIKKKDGQDPAPVALVRNPDVLAEISADRARAGQVVVGFAAETDDVLANGRAKLARKGCDLLVVNEVGEARTFGSEENEAVILASDGSETQVPYGPKEALAEVIWDQVAARL from the coding sequence GTGGACAAGCCGAAGGTCGTCCTGGGGGTCAGTGGCGGGATCGCCGCCTACAAGGCGTGCGAGCTGCTGCGCCGGCTGACCGAGTCCGGCCACGACGTGCGGGTGGTGCCCACCGAGGCCTCCCTGAACTTCGTGGGGGAGGCCACCTGGTCCGCCCTCTCCGGCAACCCGGCCTCCACCGAGGTCTGGGAATCCGTCCACGAGGTGCCGCACGTGCGCATCGGGCAGAACGCCGACCTCGTGGTCGTCGCCCCCGCCACGGCCGACATGCTGGCCAAGGCCGCCCACGGACTCGCCGACGACCTGCTCACGAACACCCTGCTCACCGCCCGCTGCCCGGTGGTCTTCGCCCCGGCCATGCACACCGAGATGTGGGAGCACCCCGCCACCCAGGAGAACGTGGCCACGCTGCGCCGGCGCGGCGCCCTCGTCATCGAGCCCGCCGTCGGCCGGCTCACCGGCAAGGACACCGGCAAGGGGCGGCTGCCCGACCCCGAGGAGATCTTCGAGGTCTGCCGCCACGTCCTGAGGAGGCAGGGTCCGGCCCGCGGGGCGGCCTGGCAGGACCTCGCCGGACGGCACGTGGTGATCAGCGCGGGCGGCACGCGGGAGCCGCTGGACCCGGTCCGCTTCCTCGGCAACCGCTCCTCCGGCAAGCAGGGCTACGCCCTCGCGCGTACCGCCGTCGCCCGCGGGGCCCGGGTCACCCTGGTCTCGGCCAACACCGCGCTGGCCGACCCGGCCGGGGTGGACGTCGTGCGCGTGGGGACGGCCGTGCAGCTGCGCGAGGCCGTGCTCAAGGCCGCCTCGGACGCCGACGCCGTGGTGATGGCCGCGGCCGTGGCCGACTTCCGGCCCGCCGAATACGCGGGTGGAAAGATCAAGAAGAAGGACGGGCAGGACCCGGCACCGGTGGCGCTCGTACGCAATCCGGACGTTCTCGCGGAGATCTCGGCCGATCGCGCCAGGGCCGGTCAGGTGGTCGTGGGATTCGCCGCCGAGACCGACGACGTCCTCGCGAACGGCCGCGCCAAGCTCGCCCGCAAGGGCTGTGACCTACTCGTCGTGAACGAGGTCGGGGAGGCTCGGACCTTTGGTTCTGAGGAGAACGAAGCGGTCATCCTGGCCTCTGATGGCTCTGAGACTCAAGTGCCCTATGGTCCGAAGGAGGCTCTGGCCGAGGTGATTTGGGACCAGGTGGCCGCCCGGCTGTAG
- the gmk gene encoding guanylate kinase has translation MAAEVRPRLTVLSGPSGVGKSTVVAHMRKVHPEVWLSVSATTRKPRPGERHGVHYFFVNDDEFDKLIANGELLEWAEFAGNRYGTPRGAVLERLDNGEPVLLEIDLQGARLVRESKPDAQLVFLAPPSWDELVRRLTGRGTESAEVIERRLAAAKIELAAESEFDTTLVNTSVEDVARELLALMAVV, from the coding sequence ATGGCAGCAGAGGTTCGTCCGCGGCTGACCGTGCTCTCCGGCCCTTCAGGGGTCGGCAAGAGCACGGTCGTCGCGCATATGCGCAAGGTTCACCCCGAGGTATGGCTCTCGGTGTCGGCCACCACCCGCAAGCCGCGGCCCGGTGAGCGACACGGAGTCCACTACTTCTTCGTCAATGACGACGAGTTCGACAAGCTGATCGCCAACGGCGAGCTGCTGGAGTGGGCCGAGTTCGCGGGCAACCGCTACGGCACTCCCCGCGGCGCGGTACTGGAACGCCTGGACAACGGCGAGCCGGTACTGCTGGAGATCGATCTCCAGGGCGCACGACTCGTCCGCGAGTCCAAGCCCGACGCCCAGCTGGTCTTCCTGGCACCGCCGAGCTGGGACGAACTGGTCCGCCGGCTCACCGGCCGGGGCACCGAATCGGCGGAGGTCATCGAGCGCCGGCTCGCCGCCGCCAAGATCGAGCTCGCTGCCGAGTCCGAGTTCGACACCACCCTGGTCAACACCTCCGTCGAGGACGTAGCGCGTGAGCTGCTAGCCTTGATGGCAGTTGTCTGA
- the carB gene encoding carbamoyl-phosphate synthase large subunit codes for MPKRTDIQSVLVIGSGPIVIGQAAEFDYSGTQACRILKAEGLRVILVNSNPATIMTDPEIADATYVEPITPEFVEKIIAKERPDALLPTLGGQTALNTAISMHEQGVLEKYGVELIGANVEAINKGEDRDLFKGVVEAVKAKIGYGESARSVICHSMDDVIKGVDTLGGYPVVVRPSFTMGGAGSGFAHDEDELRRIAGQGLTLSPTTEVLLEESILGWKEYELELMRDTKDNVVVVCSIENFDPMGVHTGDSITVAPAMTLTDREYQRLRDIGIAIIREVGVDTGGCNIQFAIDPTDGRVIVIEMNPRVSRSSALASKATGFPIAKIAAKLAIGYTLDEVPNDITEKTPASFEPSLDYVVVKAPRFAFEKFPLADATLTTTMKSVGEAMAIGRNFTEALQKALRSLEKKGSQFTFVGPTGDKEELLRTAVRPTDGRINTVMQAIRAGATQEEVFEFTKIDPWFVDQLFLIKEIADELTAAEKLGPELLAEAKRHGFSDAQIAEIRGLREDVVREVRHALGVRPVYKTVDTCAAEFAAKTPYFYSSYDEESEVATRTKPAVIILGSGPNRIGQGIEFDYSCVHASFALSDAGYETVMVNCNPETVSTDYDTSDRLYFEPLTLEDVLEIVHAESLAGPIAGVVVQLGGQTPLGLAQALKDNGVPVVGTPPEAIHAAEDRGAFGQVLADAGLPAPKHGTATTFAGAKAIADEIGYPVLVRPSYVLGGRGMEIVYDEARLESYIAESTEISPTRPVLVDRFLDDAIEIDVDALYDGHELYLGGVMEHIEEAGIHSGDSACALPPITLGGYDIKRLRASTEAIAKGVGVRGLINIQFAMAGDILYVLEANPRASRTVPFTSKATAVPLAKAAARISLGTTIAELRAEGLLPKTGDGGTLPIDAPISVKEAVMPWSRFRDIHGRGVDTVLGPEMRSTGEVMGIDAVFGTAYAKSQAGAYGPLPTKGRAFISVANRDKRSMIFPARELVAHGFELMATSGTAEVLRRNGINATVVRKLSEGEGPNGEKTIVQLIHDGQVDLIVNTPYGTGGRLDGYEIRTAAVARSVPCLTTVQALAAAVQGIDALNRGDVGVRSLQEHAEHLTAARD; via the coding sequence GTGCCTAAGCGCACCGATATCCAGTCCGTCCTGGTCATCGGCTCCGGCCCGATCGTCATCGGACAGGCCGCCGAGTTCGACTACTCCGGCACCCAGGCCTGCCGCATCCTCAAGGCCGAGGGCCTGCGGGTCATCCTGGTGAACTCCAACCCCGCGACGATCATGACCGACCCGGAGATCGCCGACGCCACGTACGTCGAGCCGATCACCCCCGAGTTCGTCGAGAAGATCATCGCCAAGGAGCGTCCCGACGCTCTCCTGCCGACCCTCGGCGGCCAGACCGCGCTCAACACCGCGATCTCCATGCACGAGCAGGGTGTGCTGGAGAAGTACGGCGTCGAGCTCATCGGCGCCAACGTCGAAGCCATCAACAAGGGCGAGGACCGCGACCTCTTCAAGGGCGTCGTCGAGGCCGTCAAGGCCAAGATCGGATACGGCGAGTCCGCCCGCTCGGTCATCTGCCACTCGATGGACGACGTCATCAAGGGCGTCGACACCCTCGGCGGCTACCCCGTCGTCGTCCGCCCCTCCTTCACCATGGGCGGCGCCGGCTCCGGCTTCGCCCACGACGAGGACGAGCTGCGCCGCATCGCCGGCCAGGGCCTCACGCTCTCCCCGACCACCGAGGTGCTCCTGGAGGAGTCCATCCTCGGCTGGAAGGAGTACGAGCTGGAGCTGATGCGCGACACCAAGGACAACGTGGTCGTCGTCTGCTCCATCGAGAACTTCGACCCGATGGGCGTCCACACCGGTGACTCGATCACCGTCGCCCCGGCCATGACCCTGACCGACCGCGAGTACCAGCGGCTGCGCGACATCGGCATCGCGATCATCCGCGAGGTCGGCGTCGACACCGGCGGCTGCAACATCCAGTTCGCGATCGACCCGACCGACGGCCGCGTCATCGTCATCGAGATGAACCCGCGCGTCTCCCGCTCCTCGGCGCTCGCGTCGAAGGCCACCGGCTTCCCGATCGCCAAGATCGCCGCCAAGCTGGCCATCGGCTACACGCTCGACGAGGTCCCCAACGACATCACCGAGAAGACCCCGGCCTCCTTCGAGCCGTCCCTCGACTACGTCGTCGTCAAGGCCCCGCGCTTCGCCTTCGAGAAGTTCCCGCTGGCCGACGCCACCCTCACCACCACCATGAAGTCGGTCGGCGAGGCCATGGCCATCGGCCGCAACTTCACGGAGGCCCTCCAGAAGGCCCTGCGCTCCCTGGAGAAGAAGGGCTCGCAGTTCACCTTCGTCGGCCCCACCGGCGACAAGGAAGAGCTGCTGCGCACCGCGGTCCGCCCGACCGACGGCCGCATCAACACCGTCATGCAGGCCATCCGCGCCGGCGCCACCCAGGAGGAGGTCTTCGAGTTCACGAAGATCGACCCCTGGTTCGTCGACCAGCTCTTCCTCATCAAGGAGATCGCGGACGAGCTGACCGCCGCCGAGAAGCTCGGCCCCGAGCTGCTCGCCGAGGCCAAGCGCCACGGCTTCTCCGACGCCCAGATCGCCGAGATCCGCGGTCTGCGCGAGGACGTCGTCCGCGAGGTCCGCCACGCCCTCGGCGTCCGCCCGGTCTACAAGACGGTCGACACCTGCGCCGCCGAGTTCGCCGCGAAGACCCCGTACTTCTACTCCTCGTACGACGAGGAGTCCGAGGTCGCGACCCGCACCAAGCCCGCGGTGATCATCCTGGGCTCCGGCCCGAACCGCATCGGCCAGGGCATCGAGTTCGACTACTCCTGCGTCCACGCCTCCTTCGCCCTCAGCGACGCCGGCTACGAGACCGTGATGGTCAACTGCAACCCGGAGACCGTCTCCACCGACTACGACACCTCCGACCGCCTGTACTTCGAGCCGCTGACGCTCGAGGACGTGCTGGAGATCGTCCACGCCGAGTCGCTGGCCGGCCCCATCGCCGGTGTCGTCGTCCAGCTCGGCGGCCAGACCCCCCTCGGTCTCGCCCAGGCCCTCAAGGACAACGGCGTCCCGGTCGTCGGCACCCCGCCGGAGGCCATCCACGCCGCCGAGGACCGCGGCGCCTTCGGCCAGGTCCTCGCCGACGCCGGCCTGCCGGCCCCCAAGCACGGCACCGCCACCACCTTCGCGGGTGCGAAGGCGATCGCCGACGAGATCGGCTACCCGGTCCTGGTCCGCCCGTCCTACGTGCTCGGCGGCCGCGGCATGGAGATCGTCTACGACGAGGCCCGCCTCGAGTCGTACATCGCCGAGTCCACCGAGATCTCCCCGACCCGCCCCGTGCTGGTCGACCGGTTCCTCGACGACGCGATCGAGATCGACGTCGACGCCCTCTACGACGGCCACGAGCTCTACCTCGGCGGCGTCATGGAGCACATCGAGGAAGCCGGCATCCACTCCGGCGACTCGGCCTGCGCCCTGCCCCCGATCACCCTCGGCGGCTACGACATCAAGCGCCTGCGCGCCTCCACCGAGGCGATCGCCAAGGGCGTCGGCGTCCGCGGCCTGATCAACATCCAGTTCGCCATGGCCGGGGACATCCTCTACGTCCTCGAGGCCAACCCGCGCGCCTCCCGGACCGTCCCCTTCACCTCGAAGGCCACCGCGGTCCCGCTCGCGAAGGCCGCCGCCCGCATCTCGCTCGGCACCACCATCGCCGAGCTGCGCGCCGAGGGCCTGCTGCCGAAGACCGGCGACGGCGGCACCCTGCCGATCGACGCGCCGATCTCCGTCAAGGAGGCCGTCATGCCGTGGTCGCGCTTCCGCGACATCCACGGCCGCGGCGTGGACACCGTCCTCGGCCCCGAGATGCGCTCCACCGGCGAGGTCATGGGCATCGACGCCGTCTTCGGCACCGCCTACGCCAAGTCGCAGGCCGGCGCCTACGGCCCGCTGCCCACCAAGGGCCGCGCCTTCATCTCCGTGGCCAACCGCGACAAGCGCTCGATGATCTTCCCGGCGCGCGAGCTCGTCGCCCACGGCTTCGAGCTGATGGCCACCTCCGGCACCGCCGAGGTGCTGCGCCGCAACGGCATCAACGCCACCGTGGTGCGCAAGCTCAGCGAGGGCGAGGGCCCGAACGGCGAGAAGACCATCGTCCAGCTGATCCACGACGGCCAGGTCGACCTGATCGTCAACACCCCGTACGGCACCGGCGGCCGCCTCGACGGCTACGAGATCCGTACGGCGGCCGTGGCCCGCAGCGTCCCCTGCCTGACCACGGTCCAGGCGCTCGCCGCCGCCGTCCAGGGCATCGACGCGCTCAACCGCGGCGACGTGGGCGTGCGCTCCCTCCAGGAGCACGCGGAGCACCTGACCGCGGCCCGCGACTGA